One stretch of Deinococcota bacterium DNA includes these proteins:
- a CDS encoding response regulator transcription factor: protein MNGVRLNGETGILAGEVRLLVVEDEVSLAQALRESLEGQGFRPTVVHSADAAWEALWAAPFELLLFDVMLPEGDEAGFKLAQDVREAGFRQPILFLTARETLDDRVRGLEFGDDYLAKPFAVTELIARLRALYRRGEVRPRSVQWRDCELLLEVRQLRCGGELVRLTAKEFEVLELFMLNPGRIFSRSDVLERVWGASFDSLSNLVDVYVKNLRGKVKDGVIETVRGSGYRFPG from the coding sequence ATGAATGGGGTCAGGCTGAACGGTGAGACGGGTATACTAGCTGGTGAAGTGCGCCTGCTCGTCGTGGAAGATGAGGTTTCGCTGGCCCAGGCCCTGCGCGAGAGTCTGGAGGGTCAGGGCTTTCGCCCTACCGTGGTCCACTCGGCCGACGCGGCCTGGGAGGCGCTGTGGGCGGCGCCCTTCGAGCTGCTCCTGTTCGACGTGATGCTGCCCGAGGGCGACGAGGCGGGCTTCAAGCTGGCCCAGGACGTGCGCGAGGCGGGCTTTCGCCAGCCGATCCTCTTTCTCACCGCCCGCGAAACGCTGGACGACCGGGTGCGCGGGCTCGAGTTCGGCGACGACTACTTGGCCAAGCCCTTTGCGGTGACCGAGCTCATCGCCCGGCTGAGGGCGCTCTACCGGCGCGGCGAGGTGCGGCCCAGGAGCGTGCAGTGGCGCGACTGCGAGCTGCTCCTAGAGGTCCGGCAGCTGCGCTGCGGCGGCGAGCTGGTGCGGCTCACCGCCAAGGAGTTCGAGGTCCTGGAGCTGTTCATGCTGAACCCCGGGCGGATCTTCAGCCGCAGCGACGTGCTCGAGCGGGTCTGGGGGGCCAGCTTCGACTCGCTCTCGAACCTGGTCGACGTCTACGTCAAGAACCTGCGCGGCAAGGTCAAGGACGGGGTGATCGAGACGGTGCGCGGCTCGGGCTACCGCTTTCCCGGCTAG